The following DNA comes from Ricinus communis isolate WT05 ecotype wild-type chromosome 10, ASM1957865v1, whole genome shotgun sequence.
CACCCACTTAAGCTTGACAGTCGGGATTGCATAGGTAAGAATTGTAGGAAATGTGAGTAATGATGATATGGGATAACCCAAATCATTTACAAGAAAATCAATCTTCATCTTAATAACCTCCTTTTTCTGGTTAAGAATTGGAGGGGCTTGTCTGATAATTTCACAAGCATCCTTCTTATCCAAGCCAGCTTGCATGATGCAATCAAATCTTTCATGGAGCTCTGCTCCACTGCCTTTGAAGACCTTGAGTGCCTTTTCCATTTCAATTGAGTTCTTTACAAATCCTAAGTCCAATAGGAACTTAATCTTCAGGATTCGGGACCTTAGCCTCTCTGATGGCAGCGGATTAATTTTAGATCCTATTACCCAATTCTTCATTTCTAGAGGGTTCTGCAGAATGATATTACAAATTCGCTTCTTTCCagcatttaaaatagaaatcaaGCTGCTGGATTTCTTCAACGTACAAGAACCCAGCATAAGTGGGTGAGAACGGATGATCTTCCCAATCTCTAGTATCTCCAACTTAATCTCAGTTAGGAAAAGAAAGCATTGCTTCATATTCAAAAGAAATCTCCCAACTCGCATTTGTGGGAACTGTGAAAACATGGAACATATCTGGTTTATTGAGGATCCAAATTTAACTAGAAACCCAATTAGTGATAAAGTCATATTCCCTGAACCCTCAAAAATAATTCCTGGATGCTGGCTTATTATTGCACACAACTGTTCCTCATTGTAACCAGTCTTGCTAAATAAGTTTAGAAGAGCATGCAACTGGCTCCAATTATAAGAACACTTCTCAGACAAATGCTTCTCAATCCAACGGAACTCAATTCCCCCTTTCCTCACTATCTCCATAGACTTCACAAAATCTATGTCGACGTCTCCAGTTAAAAGATAGGGGCTACAAACAACTATTTTACCCATCAAAGACTGGTCAAGCCCCAACTCTTCGTATGTTCGAAGTTTCATTTCCAAGATCCCATAATTATACCCAAAAATTTCTCCTGCTTCTTTAAAAATCCTACCTATCTTATTCATTGGAATCCCATAATTACACAGAGTATGAAAATTCTCCAGCAGCAATTCATCATCactcaagaaaattaaatcatgTGGAAGAAAAGCCACAAACTGATAAGGTCTTAAACCCAAACTCTCAAAGAAAggctcaaattcattaataggGTGATAACGCAAGAAACGCGGGACAGACCACCCAACATCTTCGTCAACATAAACCCTTTGCaataatttttcaagaaaactTGGTGAATTTTTACTCATATGTTCTGCAAGAGTAAACTGCAAGCTTCTAGTGAAACGCAAGTACTCTAACAGTGCAGCCTGAGCTTGTTTTCTAGCAGCTTTAGAGAATTGGCTACGAATTTGGCCATCATGCATTAAATTTTTCTCCACATTATCATTATCAACTACTCTTTTTTTCCTATAAAGGCTAGGGTTATTTGCAGGGTCGAAAAAAGACCGAGATGACAAAAATGGGATTTTGTAACAATCAACAGAATTGGAAGAAACCCATTTGAGAATAGAAAGCGTTTGAAGTTTATTTAAATGGGTCATGGCTAGTTGAttataaatgttaaaaaagttatagaattttattccTGGATAGAAAAGAGGTAAAATATATGAACTCGATAAAACAGAAATGGATATGACGGGTTTAGGTAGGGTTTCTAACCTTGGAGCTTTAGTGGGATTGTTCAGTTTAGTGTTTGCTGATAGAAATTTGAAGATTGAGTTGCATGGTCagaaatttgaagaatgaATTGCATGGTCTTTTTTCCATCTTGATTGTTCTGTTGAGCTGCTTCTGGCCTAGAGGTTCTGGTTGCAGAGCTGTTTAAAGTGCTCCAGTTCGAGAATTTAAAGGACACAGGTGTATAAGGGCATTTTTGACTTTACGAATTTGTCATTtagaaacaaatttaaatagaataaaacatttaattatctataatatatagtcgatcatattatgtataatatttaacaacttaataatattattaattaataaattctaataataacctttataattattaattattataaaagatatttcaaGAAGAACTAAAATATGAgcaactaaaaatagttttattattatt
Coding sequences within:
- the LOC8263217 gene encoding transcription termination factor MTEF18, mitochondrial; this translates as MTHLNKLQTLSILKWVSSNSVDCYKIPFLSSRSFFDPANNPSLYRKKRVVDNDNVEKNLMHDGQIRSQFSKAARKQAQAALLEYLRFTRSLQFTLAEHMSKNSPSFLEKLLQRVYVDEDVGWSVPRFLRYHPINEFEPFFESLGLRPYQFVAFLPHDLIFLSDDELLLENFHTLCNYGIPMNKIGRIFKEAGEIFGYNYGILEMKLRTYEELGLDQSLMGKIVVCSPYLLTGDVDIDFVKSMEIVRKGGIEFRWIEKHLSEKCSYNWSQLHALLNLFSKTGYNEEQLCAIISQHPGIIFEGSGNMTLSLIGFLVKFGSSINQICSMFSQFPQMRVGRFLLNMKQCFLFLTEIKLEILEIGKIIRSHPLMLGSCTLKKSSSLISILNAGKKRICNIILQNPLEMKNWVIGSKINPLPSERLRSRILKIKFLLDLGFVKNSIEMEKALKVFKGSGAELHERFDCIMQAGLDKKDACEIIRQAPPILNQKKEVIKMKIDFLVNDLGYPISSLLTFPTILTYAIPTVKLKWVMSNWLKDQGIVVPMCSLRSLFKNSDKAFIKRYVKLHPKGFEFWQNLKEKK